The sequence GGATCAAGCTCTCCAGTGGCACCACCGCCGCAGTCTGCTCGCTGAGGCGATGGTCGCCGCTGGCTTCGCGCAACACCCCAATGAGTGGTGGCATTTCAGCTACGGAGATCAGCTATGGGCCTGGCGCACCGGCCAACCCCAGGCCCTCTATGGCCGCTCGTCAGAGGGTTGAGTTGACCAGCTCTTTCACTGACTCGCTGCCCAGCTTGGCGACGTAGTCGCCGAAGCTGCGGCGACCACCGGCAGCCTTCCAGCCTTTGAGGAGTGGTTCGATTGTGGTCTCCAACTTCTCGAGGGGCATGCGCTCGAGGTAGGGCTGCGCAAGGCGACTCAAATTGGGGGTACCCCCCAGCCAGAGCTGGTACTGATTGACACCGTCACCCACCAGACCCAACTCCGCCATGTAGGGACGGGCACATCCGTTGGGGCAGCCGGTCATGCGAACAAGAATTGATTTCTCGATCTCCAGGCGACGCAATTGCGCATCGAGACGATCCAACACATTGGGAAGGATTCGCTCCGCTTCGGTTACCGCGAGCCCACAAAGCGGAAGAGCGGGACAGGCAATGGCATGGCGGGCCAGCAGATCTGGTGCTTCGGGGGTCTCAACGCCCAACGCCGCCAGAGCGTCTTTCACGGCGGACCGTTGGGAGGTGCCGATGTTGCAGAGCAGTAAGTCCTGGTTGGGGGTCAGCCGAATCTCCAGCTGATAGGTCTCAACCAGCTGGCGCAAGCCGCGCTTGAGATCACCGGAGAGGCGCCCACATAGCAGCGGAATACCGATGAACCATTTCCCGGCACTGATCCGGTGCCAGCCGAGATAGTCCTCCAGCTTGGCTTTGGGCTCGAGTCGCATCCTTTTGATCGGTTGCGAGAAGTACTTGCCTTGGAGCTCCTGCTTGAACCAGCGGATCCCCTGGTCATGAATCAGATATTTCAAACGTGCGTGGCGCCGGTTGTTGCGGTCGCCGTGGTCGCGTTGCAACGCGAGGATCGCCTGAACGAGATCAAAGATGTGTTCCGCTGCCACGTAGCCCAGCGGATCGGCAGTCCGGGCGAAGGTCTCTTCTTTGTTGTGGGTGCGGCCCATGCCTCCACCGACATACACGTTGCAGCCTCTGAGTTCGCCATTGGCATCGGCAAAGGCCACCAGCCCAATGTCTTGGGTCAGGAGATCAACGGAGTTGTCGCCGGGAACCGTGACGGCCACCTTGAACTTGCGAGGTAGGTAGGTCGTTCCGTAGAGAGGTTCGTTCGCGTCACCGCTGAACACCCCGCCATCCTGCTGACGTTCCCGGGCCTTTTTGACGGGGCGACTGGGCTTGATCCGGTAACTCAGATCACCGTCGACCCAGAGGTCGAGATAGCTGCCCTCCGCAGCTTGAGGGCTGAGGACGTCGGCAATGTCATTGGCCAACTGGCGGGCCGCTGGGTAGCCGCCCTTTTCAAAGGGGGCCGCTGGTGCCATGACGTTGCGGTTGATATCCCCGCAGGCCGCCAAGGTTGATCCCATGGAGCGCAGGATCGTCCCGATCACCTCTTTGAGGTTCTCTTTCCGGATGCCATGCATCTGAAAGGCCTGGCGGGTGGTGGCCCGCAGGGTTCCGTTCCCGAGGCGATCCGCTAGCTCATCCATGGCCAGATACAGGCCAGTCGAGATCCGTCCCGCAGGGCTGCGCAGCCGCAGCATCATCTGCCAATCCTTGTCTTGACCCTTTTGGCGGTTCTCGCGGTTGTCCTGTTGGTAGCTGCCGTGGAACTTCAGCAGTTGAACAGCCCCATCGCTGAAGTGGCTGAGGTCGTTTTGAAGCTCAGCGGCCAGTGGGTCCTTCAGGTACCCGCTGTCCGCCTTGAGCTGTTCAAACTTGGTGCGTTCAGCGCCTGTGGCGATCGATGGGGAAAACGTCCGATCCTCAGGGCTGCTCTGCTCCGAATCCCCTACGGACTGCCCTACGGCCACGCTCACGCACCACGTACAGATGTCCTTCGACCGTAGCGAAGCACCGATCAGGCTTGGGACTGGGGCCGTTTCAATAAGCTGATCGGCTGTCGAGGCCTCCTGCTCCGTGTCCACCTTTCTGCTTGAGATCGGGACCGAGGAGTTGCCCGCGGATTTCGCCCGTTTGGCGCTGCCGCAGCTGGAGCAGCAGGTCAAGCGTGATCTCGAGGCGGCTCGACTGACCTACAGCCAGGTGGAGACCACCAGCACCCCACGCCGTCTTGTGGTTCAGGTCTCCGAGTTGGCCGATGGAGCACCCGATCTGCGTGATGAGCGCAAGGGACCACCGGCTGCCCAGGCGTTCAAGGATGGTGTTCCGACACAAGCCGCCATTGGTTTCGCCAGGCGCTGCGGGGTCGAACCTTCTGTTCTGGAGGTGCGCGAGACCCCTAAGGGTCCCTTTGTCTTCGCTGAGGTTCTTGAAGAGGGTCGCCCTGCTCGGGAGCTACTGGCAGAGGCCATCCCCCAGTGGATCGCTGCGCTCCAGGGCCGTCGCTTCATGCGCTGGGGTGTGGGAGAAAGCCGCTTCTCCCGCCCCGTTCGCTGGCTCGTCGCCCTGTTGGGCTCGGAGTTAATTCCCGTCACCCTCACCGGTAGTGACCCGGTTGTGCACTCCGGCCAGATCAGCCGCGGTCATCGTCTTTTCAGCGACGCCGTCCCGATCCCCTCGGCTGAGGACTACGCCGCTGCCTTGGCCGCCGCTGGGGTCGTGGTCCATCGCCATGAACGAGCTGAGACGATTCGCAGATCCGTTGAGCAGAGCGCGGCGGCCCTGGACGCCGTCCCCGATCTCCCTGACGATCTGTTCGAAGAACTGACGGATCTGGTCGAGACCCCGCTGCTTATTGAGGGTGACGTCGCAGATCACTATCTAGGGCTGCCCGCTGAAGTGCTGAGCACCGTGATGCGTGCCCACCAGCGCTACGTGCCCTTGTACCGCAAGGAGGCTGATGCCGATCCCCTGGCGCTGGATGCCAGGAAGAGCCTTCTGTCCCGATTCCTCTGCATTGGTAATGGCCTGGCGGAGGCGACGGACACCGTTCGACGGGGCAATGAACGGGTCTTGAAGGCCCGTCTGGCCGATGCCGAGTTTTTTGTTGAAGCGGACCGTGCTGTCCCCAGCATCGATCGCCGCGATCAGCTCAAGCGTGTGACCTTTGCTGAGGGCTTGGGTTCCCTCTTGGACCGGGTCGAGCGGCTGGAGTGGCTCACGGATGTCCTGGCCGACCAGCTCGACCTTTCAAAGGAGTCGGTCGCCCATGCGCGCCGTGCTGCTCACCTCTGCAAACACGATCTGGTGAGCCAGATGGTCGGTGAGTTCCCTGAACTCCAGGGGGTGATGGGCGGCAAATACCTTTTGGCTGAGGGTGAGCCGCGGGAGGTCGCCCTTGCTGTTTTGGAGCACTACCAGCCCAAGGGCGCCGGCGATGCCTTGCCCAGCTCTGTTGCGGGGGCCGTCGTTGCTCTGGCGGAGCGCTTTGAGCTGCTCTTGAGCATCTATGCAAAGGGTGAGCGGCCCACTGGTTCCTCTGATCCCTACGCCCTCCGCCGCGCTGGCAATGGGATTCTCCAGATCCTTTGGGATCAGGGATGGAGCCTCAACCTCAAGAGCCTGCTCGAGCGGGCGACCGTGCATTGGGCCTCGCTTCTGCCCCACTTCAAGGTCGATGCCCCTGCGTTGGCTGAGGAACTGGGCGAACTGATGCGTCAACGCCTGCAAAGTCTGCTCGAGGAGGCCGGCACTGACGCCGATCTGGTTCAAGCCGTCGCAGGTGAGAGTGTCTCTCTCCAGCGGCTCTTGGCTGATCCGGCCGATGCCCGCCAGCGGGCTGCCTTGCTGCAAT is a genomic window of Synechococcus sp. A10-1-5-1 containing:
- the sir gene encoding sulfite reductase, ferredoxin dependent, which encodes MATGAERTKFEQLKADSGYLKDPLAAELQNDLSHFSDGAVQLLKFHGSYQQDNRENRQKGQDKDWQMMLRLRSPAGRISTGLYLAMDELADRLGNGTLRATTRQAFQMHGIRKENLKEVIGTILRSMGSTLAACGDINRNVMAPAAPFEKGGYPAARQLANDIADVLSPQAAEGSYLDLWVDGDLSYRIKPSRPVKKARERQQDGGVFSGDANEPLYGTTYLPRKFKVAVTVPGDNSVDLLTQDIGLVAFADANGELRGCNVYVGGGMGRTHNKEETFARTADPLGYVAAEHIFDLVQAILALQRDHGDRNNRRHARLKYLIHDQGIRWFKQELQGKYFSQPIKRMRLEPKAKLEDYLGWHRISAGKWFIGIPLLCGRLSGDLKRGLRQLVETYQLEIRLTPNQDLLLCNIGTSQRSAVKDALAALGVETPEAPDLLARHAIACPALPLCGLAVTEAERILPNVLDRLDAQLRRLEIEKSILVRMTGCPNGCARPYMAELGLVGDGVNQYQLWLGGTPNLSRLAQPYLERMPLEKLETTIEPLLKGWKAAGGRRSFGDYVAKLGSESVKELVNSTL
- the glyS gene encoding glycine--tRNA ligase subunit beta, yielding MSTFLLEIGTEELPADFARLALPQLEQQVKRDLEAARLTYSQVETTSTPRRLVVQVSELADGAPDLRDERKGPPAAQAFKDGVPTQAAIGFARRCGVEPSVLEVRETPKGPFVFAEVLEEGRPARELLAEAIPQWIAALQGRRFMRWGVGESRFSRPVRWLVALLGSELIPVTLTGSDPVVHSGQISRGHRLFSDAVPIPSAEDYAAALAAAGVVVHRHERAETIRRSVEQSAAALDAVPDLPDDLFEELTDLVETPLLIEGDVADHYLGLPAEVLSTVMRAHQRYVPLYRKEADADPLALDARKSLLSRFLCIGNGLAEATDTVRRGNERVLKARLADAEFFVEADRAVPSIDRRDQLKRVTFAEGLGSLLDRVERLEWLTDVLADQLDLSKESVAHARRAAHLCKHDLVSQMVGEFPELQGVMGGKYLLAEGEPREVALAVLEHYQPKGAGDALPSSVAGAVVALAERFELLLSIYAKGERPTGSSDPYALRRAGNGILQILWDQGWSLNLKSLLERATVHWASLLPHFKVDAPALAEELGELMRQRLQSLLEEAGTDADLVQAVAGESVSLQRLLADPADARQRAALLQSLRSGGDLSAVQAVVTRAAKLAAKGDLSPTVLSANAVVDETLFEKGSEAGMLVVLNGLEPIATGSDPDRYGQLAQGLIAGSSALSNFFDGEDSVMVMAEDPAIRTNRLNLLGVLNNQASVLADFSRISG